In Glycine max cultivar Williams 82 chromosome 7, Glycine_max_v4.0, whole genome shotgun sequence, a single window of DNA contains:
- the LOC102664177 gene encoding EPIDERMAL PATTERNING FACTOR-like protein 8 produces the protein MAPPAARSYPLHGLKLPITVLFVFFLSFLPSKSGGSVMVETREGLEQRKMVIGSKPPACVNKCKSCRPCMATLVVPNHQKRKGFKVSSRGDDDTYYLLSWKCKCGDKLFQP, from the exons ATGGCTCCACCTGCTGCTAGATCCTATCCTCTACATGGTCTCAAACTTCCAATCACTGTGCTTTTCGTCTTTTTCCTCTCCTTTCTACCTTCCAAATCTG GTGGATCAGTGATGGTGGAGACAAGGGAGGGTTTGGAGCAAAGAAAAATGGTGATAGGGTCAAAGCCACCTGCTTGTGTGAATAAGTGCAAGAGTTGTAGGCCATGCATGGCTACTCTGGTCGTTCCAAATCACCAAAAGAGGAAGGGTTTCAAAGTGTCTTCTCGTGGGGACGATGATACATATTATCTCCTTTCATGGAAATGCAAATGTGGTGATAAGCTGTTTCAACCGTGA